Proteins co-encoded in one Streptomyces sp. NBC_01283 genomic window:
- a CDS encoding ABC transporter substrate-binding protein, with protein MSRPISRPLRLLAAAALLVPLAACSSAADSGTQSDAGKPTAKAAGFPYTVTNCGVKTTYEEPPKRAVTMNQHATEVLLELGLEDRIAGTAYLDDKVLPKYAKAYADAPVLAKEYPSYEKLLAADPEFVYGGYASAFQAGEGRSRGALAKSGIESRLNVEGCAKKPVTMDDVYREVREVGSTFGVRARADKWVGQARRDLKDAAKDTKGREPVPVFVYDSGDKTAFTAGGRGIGNDIIERAGGRNVFADLDKSFGDASWETVVDRNPEVIVILDYGGTTVAQKKKRLLDDPVLADVPAIEHKRFAVLPLSDAVVGVRAPGAVKKLADQL; from the coding sequence ATGTCCCGCCCCATATCCCGCCCCCTACGCCTGCTCGCGGCAGCAGCCCTGCTCGTCCCGCTCGCCGCCTGCTCGTCCGCCGCCGACTCCGGCACGCAATCCGATGCGGGCAAGCCCACCGCGAAGGCCGCCGGATTCCCGTACACGGTCACCAACTGCGGCGTGAAGACGACGTACGAAGAACCCCCGAAGCGCGCCGTGACGATGAACCAGCACGCGACGGAAGTGCTCCTGGAACTGGGCCTGGAGGACCGCATCGCCGGCACGGCCTACCTGGACGACAAGGTCCTGCCGAAGTACGCGAAGGCCTACGCGGACGCCCCGGTCCTCGCCAAGGAGTACCCCTCCTACGAGAAGCTCCTCGCGGCCGACCCCGAATTCGTCTACGGCGGCTACGCGAGCGCCTTCCAGGCGGGCGAGGGCCGCAGCCGCGGGGCCCTGGCCAAGTCCGGCATCGAGAGCCGCCTCAACGTCGAGGGCTGCGCGAAGAAGCCCGTGACCATGGACGACGTCTACCGCGAGGTGCGGGAGGTCGGCTCCACCTTCGGGGTGCGGGCGCGGGCCGACAAGTGGGTGGGCCAGGCGCGGCGCGACCTGAAGGACGCCGCCAAGGACACGAAGGGCCGCGAGCCCGTCCCCGTCTTCGTCTACGACAGCGGCGACAAGACCGCGTTCACGGCGGGCGGCCGCGGCATCGGCAACGACATCATCGAGCGGGCGGGCGGCCGCAACGTCTTCGCCGACCTCGACAAGTCCTTCGGCGACGCCTCCTGGGAGACGGTGGTCGACCGCAACCCCGAGGTCATCGTGATCCTCGACTACGGCGGCACGACCGTGGCCCAGAAGAAGAAGCGCCTCCTGGACGACCCGGTCCTCGCGGACGTCCCCGCCATCGAGCACAAGCGCTTCGCGGTACTGCCGCTGTCGGACGCGGTGGTGGGGGTGAGGGCACCGGGGGCGGTGAAGAAGCTGGCGGACCAGCTGTGA
- a CDS encoding ABC transporter ATP-binding protein has protein sequence MSEPAVLSTDALSYRVGDKTLVDDVTLHAARGETIGLVGPNGSGKTTLLRCVYGTLTPTGGRVLLDGDDLAARSAKDRARRIATVPQDGHTGFELTVRQIVAMGRSPHKRFWEADTAHDAALVGEALDRVGAADLAHRAFAGLSGGERQRALVARALVQEPAVLVLDEPTNHLDIRYQLEILSLVRGLGTLGTTNLLALHDLNLAAYHCDRLYVLDAGRLVASGAPKEVLTSELLAEVYGVTAEVAIHPATGAPTVTYLPPAGPRPPSST, from the coding sequence ATGAGCGAACCGGCAGTCCTGAGCACCGACGCGCTCTCCTACCGCGTGGGCGACAAGACCCTCGTCGACGACGTCACCCTGCACGCCGCCCGAGGCGAGACCATCGGCCTCGTCGGCCCCAACGGCAGCGGCAAGACCACCCTCCTGCGCTGCGTCTACGGCACCCTCACGCCCACCGGTGGCCGCGTGCTCCTGGACGGCGACGACCTCGCCGCCCGCTCGGCCAAGGACCGCGCCCGCCGCATCGCCACCGTCCCGCAGGACGGACACACCGGCTTCGAGCTCACCGTCCGGCAGATCGTCGCCATGGGCCGCTCCCCGCACAAACGCTTCTGGGAGGCGGACACCGCGCACGACGCCGCCCTGGTCGGCGAGGCCCTTGACCGGGTCGGCGCGGCGGACCTCGCCCACCGCGCCTTCGCCGGGCTCTCCGGCGGCGAGCGCCAGCGCGCGCTGGTCGCCAGGGCGCTGGTGCAGGAGCCCGCGGTCCTCGTCCTCGACGAGCCGACCAACCACCTGGACATCCGCTACCAGCTGGAGATCCTCTCCCTGGTCCGTGGCCTCGGCACGCTCGGCACGACGAATCTCCTCGCCCTGCACGACCTCAATCTGGCCGCGTACCACTGCGACCGTCTGTACGTCCTCGACGCCGGCCGCCTCGTCGCGTCCGGAGCGCCGAAGGAGGTCCTGACCAGCGAGCTCCTCGCCGAGGTGTACGGCGTCACGGCGGAGGTGGCGATACATCCGGCCACGGGCGCTCCGACGGTCACCTACCTGCCCCCAGCTGGGCCGCGTCCCCCGTCATCCACGTGA
- a CDS encoding FecCD family ABC transporter permease yields MYGTVVAGLLLALAAAVVAGLALGSVRIPTADVLEILTGHAEPSPFRTIVLDVRLPRVLLGAAVGAGLAVIGTVLQALVRNPLADPFLLGVSSGASAGAVAVIVLGSVFGLGAGLATTVTLPAAAFAGALLSLLVVYTLARSGGGFATGRLILAGVAVSYILSALTSLILITADSADHLKEVLYWTLGGLGSARWDMLALPGIALIAGTALLVALARPLDLLLVGEEGATVLGLDTARFRAAVFVLASLLTGVLVAYSGAIGFVGLLVPHAARMLVGAAHRALLPVVALMGAVFLVAADLAARTVAAPQDIPVGVLTALTGGPFFLWMLRRNRTEATA; encoded by the coding sequence ATGTACGGCACCGTCGTCGCCGGGCTCCTTCTCGCCCTCGCGGCAGCGGTCGTGGCCGGCCTGGCCCTCGGCTCGGTCCGTATACCGACGGCCGACGTCCTGGAGATCCTCACCGGCCACGCGGAACCCTCCCCGTTCCGCACCATCGTCCTGGACGTAAGACTCCCCAGGGTCCTGCTCGGCGCAGCCGTGGGCGCGGGGCTCGCCGTCATCGGCACCGTCCTCCAGGCCCTGGTGCGCAACCCCCTCGCGGACCCCTTCCTCCTCGGCGTCTCCTCCGGCGCCTCGGCCGGAGCGGTGGCCGTCATCGTCCTCGGCAGCGTCTTCGGCCTGGGCGCGGGCCTCGCCACCACCGTCACCCTCCCCGCCGCGGCCTTCGCCGGCGCCCTGCTCTCACTGCTCGTCGTCTACACCCTGGCAAGATCCGGCGGCGGATTCGCCACCGGCCGCCTGATCCTGGCCGGAGTGGCCGTCTCGTACATCCTCTCCGCGCTGACCAGCCTCATCCTGATCACGGCCGACAGCGCCGACCACCTCAAGGAAGTCCTGTACTGGACCCTCGGCGGCCTCGGCAGCGCCCGCTGGGACATGCTCGCCCTGCCCGGCATCGCGCTCATCGCGGGCACGGCCCTGCTCGTCGCCCTCGCCCGCCCCCTGGACCTGCTCCTGGTGGGGGAGGAGGGCGCCACCGTCCTCGGCCTCGACACGGCCCGCTTCCGCGCCGCCGTCTTCGTCCTCGCCTCGCTCCTGACCGGCGTACTCGTCGCGTACAGCGGGGCCATCGGCTTCGTGGGCCTGCTCGTGCCGCACGCGGCCCGGATGCTGGTCGGCGCCGCCCACCGGGCGCTCCTGCCGGTGGTGGCCCTGATGGGCGCGGTGTTCCTGGTCGCCGCCGACCTCGCCGCACGCACGGTCGCGGCGCCGCAGGACATCCCGGTGGGCGTGCTCACCGCGCTGACCGGCGGCCCCTTCTTCCTCTGGATGCTGCGAAGGAACCGTACGGAGGCCACCGCATGA
- a CDS encoding PTS transporter subunit EIIC, which translates to MSTASAAPAADKKKGAGAMAVMQRIGRSLMLPVAVLPAGALLIRLGQPDMLGRESFPAFITKIATFMAAGGSAIIDNMALLFAVGIAIGFAKKSDGSTALAAVTGYLVFQKVLGTFTDKNLPKVATAVDGKVVMVDAPVDAKVLGGVVMGIVVALLYQKFYRTKLPDWAGFFGGRRLVPILSAFAGLFIGIIFGYIWPVLGTGLHNFGEWLVGSGAVGAGIFGVVNRALIPVGMHHLLNSFPWFQAGSYEGKSGDIARFLQGDPSAGQFMTGFFPIMMFALPAACLAIVHCARPERRKVVGGMMFSLALTAFVTGVTEPIEFTFMFIAPVLYAIHAVLTGVSMALTWALGMKDGFGFSAGAIDFFLNLGIATKPWMLVLVGLCFAVVYYAIFRFAILKWNIPTPGRESDEELAELQKAEAK; encoded by the coding sequence GTGTCCACGGCCAGTGCCGCCCCCGCGGCCGACAAGAAGAAGGGCGCAGGCGCGATGGCTGTCATGCAGCGCATCGGCCGCAGCCTCATGCTGCCGGTCGCCGTGCTGCCCGCAGGCGCCCTGCTCATCCGCCTCGGCCAGCCCGACATGCTCGGCCGCGAGTCCTTCCCCGCGTTCATCACCAAGATCGCCACGTTCATGGCGGCCGGCGGCAGCGCGATCATCGACAACATGGCGCTGCTGTTCGCCGTGGGCATCGCGATCGGCTTCGCCAAGAAGTCGGACGGCTCGACCGCTCTCGCGGCCGTCACCGGCTACCTGGTCTTCCAGAAGGTGCTCGGCACCTTCACGGACAAGAACCTGCCGAAGGTCGCCACCGCCGTCGACGGCAAGGTCGTCATGGTGGACGCCCCCGTGGACGCCAAGGTCCTCGGCGGTGTGGTCATGGGCATAGTCGTGGCCCTGCTGTACCAGAAGTTCTACCGGACGAAGCTGCCCGACTGGGCGGGCTTCTTCGGCGGCCGCCGTCTGGTCCCGATCCTCTCCGCCTTCGCGGGTCTGTTCATCGGCATCATCTTCGGCTACATCTGGCCGGTCCTCGGCACGGGTCTGCACAACTTCGGCGAGTGGCTCGTCGGGTCGGGCGCCGTCGGCGCGGGCATCTTCGGTGTCGTCAACCGTGCGCTGATCCCCGTCGGCATGCACCACCTGCTGAACTCCTTCCCGTGGTTCCAGGCCGGTTCGTACGAGGGCAAGAGCGGCGACATCGCCCGGTTCCTCCAGGGTGACCCGTCCGCGGGACAGTTCATGACCGGCTTCTTCCCGATCATGATGTTCGCCCTCCCGGCGGCCTGCCTCGCGATCGTCCACTGCGCACGCCCCGAGCGCCGCAAGGTCGTCGGCGGCATGATGTTCTCCCTCGCGCTCACCGCGTTCGTCACCGGCGTGACCGAGCCGATCGAGTTCACGTTCATGTTCATCGCCCCGGTGCTGTACGCGATCCACGCGGTGCTCACCGGTGTCTCCATGGCCCTGACCTGGGCGCTCGGCATGAAGGACGGCTTCGGCTTCTCGGCCGGTGCGATCGACTTCTTCCTCAACCTGGGCATCGCGACCAAGCCCTGGATGCTCGTCCTGGTCGGCCTCTGCTTCGCGGTGGTCTACTACGCGATCTTCCGCTTCGCGATCCTCAAGTGGAACATCCCGACGCCGGGCCGCGAGTCCGACGAGGAGCTCGCCGAGCTCCAGAAGGCCGAGGCCAAGTAG
- the rph gene encoding ribonuclease PH, whose product MSSQPRIDGRTPEQLRPITIERGWSKHAEGSVLISFGDTKVFCTASVTEGVPRWRKGSGEGWVTAEYSMLPRSTNTRGDRESVRGKIGGRTHEISRLIGRSLRAVIDYKALGENTIVLDCDVLQADGGTRTAAITGAYVALADAVAWAQGKKLIKAGRKPLTDTVSAVSVGIVGGVPLLDLRYEEDVKADTDMNVVCTGDGRFVEVQGTAEAEPFDRKELNALLDLAVGGCEDLAAFQRKALEATN is encoded by the coding sequence ATGTCTTCACAGCCCCGCATCGACGGCCGCACCCCCGAACAACTCCGCCCCATCACCATCGAGCGCGGCTGGAGCAAGCACGCCGAAGGCTCCGTCCTCATCTCCTTCGGCGACACCAAAGTCTTCTGCACCGCCTCCGTCACCGAAGGCGTCCCCCGCTGGCGCAAGGGCAGCGGCGAAGGCTGGGTCACCGCCGAATACTCCATGCTCCCCCGCTCCACCAACACCCGCGGCGACCGCGAATCCGTACGCGGCAAGATCGGCGGCCGCACCCACGAGATCAGCCGCCTCATCGGCCGCTCCCTGCGCGCCGTCATCGACTACAAGGCCCTCGGCGAGAACACCATCGTCCTCGACTGCGACGTCCTCCAGGCCGACGGCGGCACCCGCACCGCAGCCATCACCGGCGCCTACGTCGCACTCGCCGACGCCGTCGCCTGGGCCCAGGGCAAGAAGCTCATCAAGGCCGGCCGCAAGCCCCTCACCGACACCGTCTCCGCCGTCTCCGTCGGCATCGTCGGCGGCGTCCCCCTCCTCGACCTCCGCTACGAGGAAGACGTCAAGGCCGACACCGACATGAACGTCGTCTGCACCGGCGACGGCCGCTTCGTCGAGGTCCAGGGCACCGCCGAGGCCGAGCCCTTCGACCGCAAGGAACTCAACGCCCTCCTCGACCTCGCCGTCGGCGGCTGCGAAGACCTCGCTGCATTCCAGCGCAAGGCACTCGAAGCAACCAACTAG
- a CDS encoding PTS glucose/sucrose transporter subunit IIB, translated as MATKAEKIVAGLGGIDNIEEVEGCITRLRTEVKDPSLVDDAALKAAGAHGVVKMGTAIQVVIGTDADPIAADIEDLM; from the coding sequence ATGGCCACCAAGGCTGAGAAGATCGTCGCCGGGCTCGGCGGCATCGACAACATCGAAGAGGTCGAGGGCTGCATCACCCGCCTCCGCACCGAGGTCAAGGACCCGAGCCTCGTCGACGACGCCGCACTCAAGGCCGCCGGCGCCCACGGCGTCGTCAAGATGGGCACCGCGATCCAGGTCGTCATCGGCACCGACGCCGACCCCATCGCCGCCGACATCGAAGACCTGATGTAA
- a CDS encoding type II toxin-antitoxin system PemK/MazF family toxin, translated as MDTSWWLALAAVVVLAVVAAVVDGWGRGNRGPRGRTTRPPGRPRGPRRRPPAPKPAEIWWARVPYEDGPGGKDRPCLVLSVRGESAVVAKITSKYHDERPGVIPLPPGSVGDARGRPSFLETDELRDVPVWEFRRQAGIADPALWDQVRYLAG; from the coding sequence ATGGATACGTCGTGGTGGCTCGCGCTGGCGGCCGTGGTGGTGCTCGCCGTGGTCGCCGCGGTGGTGGACGGCTGGGGTCGCGGCAACCGCGGACCGCGCGGCCGGACCACCCGTCCGCCGGGCCGTCCGCGGGGGCCGCGGCGCCGTCCGCCCGCGCCGAAACCGGCGGAGATCTGGTGGGCGCGGGTGCCGTACGAGGACGGCCCCGGCGGCAAGGACAGGCCCTGTCTCGTGCTGTCGGTGCGGGGCGAGAGCGCGGTCGTCGCGAAGATCACCAGCAAGTACCACGACGAGCGCCCCGGGGTGATTCCGCTGCCGCCGGGTTCCGTGGGGGACGCGCGGGGCCGCCCGAGCTTCCTGGAGACGGACGAGCTACGGGACGTGCCGGTGTGGGAGTTCCGCAGACAGGCGGGGATCGCGGATCCGGCGCTGTGGGACCAGGTCAGGTACTTGGCGGGGTAA
- a CDS encoding PLP-dependent cysteine synthase family protein → MPRYDSPLAAVGNTPLVRLPRLSPSGDVRIWAKLEDRNPTGSIKDRPALHMVEQAEKDGRLTPGCTILEPTSGNTGISLAMAAKLKGYRIVCVMPENTSQERRELLAMWGAEIIPSPAAGGSNTAVRVAKELAAEHPDWVMLYQYGNPDNAGAHYATTGPEILADLPSITHFVAGLGTTGTLMGVGRFLREQKPDIKIVAAEPRYDDLVYGLRNLDEGFVPELYDASVLTTRFSVGSADAVTRTRELLQQEGIFAGVSTGAALHAAIGVGKKALAAGESADIAFVVADGGWKYLSTGVYTAETTEAAIETLQGQLWA, encoded by the coding sequence ATGCCTCGCTACGACTCCCCGCTGGCGGCCGTGGGCAACACGCCCCTCGTCCGCCTGCCGCGCCTCTCCCCGTCCGGAGACGTCCGCATCTGGGCGAAGCTGGAGGACCGGAACCCCACCGGCTCCATCAAGGACCGCCCGGCGCTGCACATGGTCGAACAGGCGGAGAAGGACGGCCGGTTGACGCCCGGCTGCACCATCCTGGAGCCGACGTCCGGCAACACGGGCATCTCGCTCGCCATGGCGGCCAAGCTCAAGGGCTACCGCATCGTGTGCGTCATGCCGGAGAACACCTCGCAGGAGCGGCGTGAGCTCCTCGCCATGTGGGGCGCGGAGATCATTCCGTCCCCGGCGGCCGGCGGCTCGAACACGGCGGTACGCGTCGCCAAGGAGCTGGCGGCGGAGCACCCGGACTGGGTGATGCTCTACCAGTACGGGAACCCGGACAATGCGGGCGCGCACTACGCCACGACCGGCCCCGAGATCCTCGCCGACCTCCCCTCCATCACCCACTTCGTGGCGGGCCTCGGCACGACGGGCACGCTCATGGGCGTGGGCCGCTTCCTGCGCGAGCAGAAGCCCGACATCAAGATCGTCGCCGCGGAGCCGCGCTACGACGACCTCGTGTACGGCCTGCGGAACCTCGACGAGGGCTTCGTCCCCGAGCTGTACGACGCCTCCGTCCTGACCACCCGCTTCTCGGTCGGCTCGGCGGACGCGGTGACGCGCACCCGGGAGCTCCTCCAGCAGGAGGGCATCTTCGCGGGCGTCTCCACCGGCGCCGCGCTGCACGCGGCGATCGGCGTCGGCAAGAAGGCGCTGGCGGCGGGGGAGTCCGCCGACATCGCGTTCGTGGTGGCCGACGGTGGCTGGAAGTACCTGTCGACCGGCGTCTACACGGCGGAGACGACAGAGGCAGCGATCGAGACACTGCAGGGCCAACTCTGGGCTTAG
- a CDS encoding PTS transporter subunit EIIC produces MSSNAAAVPQKKWWNGLFQGLQKMGRSLQLPIAVLPAAGILNRLGQPDVFGADGLGWDNVAKVFAAAGGSLLDSTLGLPLLFCIGVAIGMAKKSDGSTALAAVAGFLVYYAVLRAFPDGCPADTTFGGAGMWGGVCVAEDGTVAQAPYQNPGVFGGIVMGLLAAWFWQRYHRVKLVDWLGFFNGRRLVPIIMAFVGLVFAGVCVWIWPPIGDGLTSFSKWLVDLGWLGSGIFGVANRALLTIGLHQFLNTFVWFQFGDFTKPDGTIVHGDINRFLAGDPTAGQFTSGFFPIMMFALPAAALAITHAARPERRKVVGGMMLSVGLTSFVTGITEPIEYSFLFIAPLLYAIHAVLTGVSMAVTWALGVKDGFSFSAGLIDYVINWSLATKPWLIIPIGLAFAVVYYVLFSFVIRKFNLPTPGREPEEEAEALDAEQTKA; encoded by the coding sequence ATGAGTTCCAACGCAGCGGCGGTGCCGCAGAAGAAGTGGTGGAACGGCCTGTTCCAGGGCCTCCAGAAGATGGGCCGCAGCCTCCAGCTGCCCATCGCCGTGCTTCCCGCGGCGGGCATCCTCAACCGCCTCGGCCAGCCGGACGTCTTCGGTGCCGACGGCCTCGGCTGGGACAACGTCGCCAAGGTCTTCGCGGCGGCGGGCGGTTCCCTCCTGGACTCCACCCTCGGTCTGCCGCTGCTGTTCTGCATCGGTGTCGCGATCGGCATGGCCAAGAAATCGGACGGCTCCACGGCGCTCGCCGCTGTCGCGGGTTTCCTCGTCTACTACGCGGTCCTTCGCGCGTTCCCCGACGGCTGCCCCGCCGACACCACCTTCGGCGGCGCGGGGATGTGGGGCGGCGTCTGTGTGGCGGAGGACGGGACGGTCGCGCAGGCCCCGTACCAGAATCCGGGGGTCTTCGGCGGCATCGTGATGGGTCTGCTCGCCGCGTGGTTCTGGCAGCGCTACCACCGCGTGAAGCTGGTCGACTGGCTGGGCTTCTTCAACGGCCGCCGTCTCGTGCCGATCATCATGGCCTTCGTCGGTCTGGTCTTCGCCGGTGTCTGCGTGTGGATCTGGCCGCCGATCGGTGACGGTCTGACCAGCTTCTCCAAGTGGCTGGTGGACCTTGGGTGGTTGGGCTCCGGAATCTTCGGTGTGGCCAACCGTGCGCTGCTGACGATCGGTCTGCATCAGTTCCTGAACACGTTCGTCTGGTTCCAGTTCGGCGACTTCACCAAGCCGGACGGCACGATCGTGCACGGTGACATCAACCGGTTCCTCGCGGGCGACCCGACGGCCGGTCAGTTCACCTCGGGCTTCTTCCCGATCATGATGTTCGCGCTGCCGGCGGCGGCCCTGGCGATCACGCACGCGGCCCGCCCGGAGCGTCGCAAGGTGGTCGGCGGCATGATGCTCTCGGTCGGTCTGACGTCGTTCGTCACGGGCATCACGGAGCCGATCGAGTACTCGTTCCTCTTCATCGCGCCGCTGCTGTACGCGATCCACGCGGTGCTCACCGGTGTCTCGATGGCGGTGACGTGGGCACTGGGGGTGAAGGACGGCTTCAGTTTCTCGGCGGGCTTGATCGACTACGTCATCAACTGGAGTCTGGCCACCAAACCCTGGCTGATCATTCCCATCGGGCTCGCGTTCGCGGTGGTGTATTACGTCCTGTTCAGCTTCGTGATCCGCAAGTTCAACCTGCCGACGCCGGGGCGTGAGCCCGAGGAGGAAGCGGAAGCGCTGGACGCGGAGCAGACGAAGGCTTAG
- a CDS encoding MoaD/ThiS family protein codes for MAIEVRIPTILRTYTDGAKAVEGSGDNLAELFTDLDSRHAGIAERIVDGDKLRRFVNVYLNDEDVRFLDGISTKLADGDSVTILPAVAGGMV; via the coding sequence ATGGCCATCGAGGTCCGCATCCCGACCATCCTCCGCACCTACACCGACGGCGCCAAGGCCGTCGAGGGCAGCGGGGACAACCTCGCCGAGCTCTTCACCGACCTCGACTCGCGGCACGCGGGCATCGCCGAGCGCATCGTGGACGGCGACAAGCTGCGCCGCTTCGTGAACGTGTACCTGAACGACGAGGACGTCCGCTTCCTGGACGGCATCTCCACCAAGCTCGCGGACGGCGACAGCGTCACGATCCTCCCGGCCGTGGCCGGCGGCATGGTCTGA
- a CDS encoding putative leader peptide produces the protein MVPHDVSDKMPGMLLVARLHVDLCRLSSAICSR, from the coding sequence ATGGTTCCCCACGACGTGAGCGACAAGATGCCGGGCATGCTGCTCGTTGCGCGTCTGCACGTCGATTTGTGCAGGCTCTCCAGCGCGATCTGTTCGCGCTGA
- a CDS encoding MBL fold metallo-hydrolase, whose amino-acid sequence MKLTVVGCSGSFPSADSACSSYLVEADGFRLLLDMGNGALGELQRHVGLYDLDAIFLSHLHADHCIDMCAYFVARYYRHEGGRCAPIPVYGPEGTEQRLTTAYADTPSASSMSEVFDFHTVKPASFDIGPFSVRTEKVHHPVEAYGIRVEHGGRSLTYSGDTGVCGVLDELAADTDLFLCEAAFTHGKENIPDLHLNGREAGESARRANASRLVLTHIPPWTDPQVNLADARAVYDGPVELAASGRSYEI is encoded by the coding sequence ATGAAGCTCACCGTCGTCGGCTGCTCGGGGTCGTTTCCGTCCGCGGACTCGGCCTGTTCGAGCTACCTCGTAGAGGCCGACGGCTTCCGGCTGCTTCTCGACATGGGCAATGGCGCCCTCGGCGAGCTGCAGCGCCATGTCGGTCTGTACGACCTGGACGCGATCTTCCTCAGCCATCTGCACGCCGACCACTGCATCGACATGTGCGCCTATTTCGTGGCGCGCTACTACCGGCACGAAGGCGGCCGCTGCGCCCCCATCCCGGTCTACGGACCCGAGGGCACCGAACAGCGCCTCACCACCGCGTACGCCGACACCCCCTCCGCCTCCTCGATGAGCGAGGTCTTCGACTTCCACACCGTGAAGCCCGCCTCCTTCGACATCGGCCCCTTCTCTGTCCGCACGGAGAAGGTGCACCACCCCGTCGAGGCGTACGGCATCCGCGTCGAGCACGGGGGCAGGTCCCTCACGTACTCGGGAGACACGGGTGTGTGCGGCGTGCTCGACGAACTGGCCGCCGACACCGACCTGTTCCTCTGCGAGGCGGCCTTCACGCACGGCAAGGAGAACATCCCCGACCTGCACCTCAACGGCCGTGAGGCGGGGGAGTCCGCCCGGCGCGCGAACGCCTCGCGCCTCGTCCTCACCCACATCCCGCCGTGGACGGACCCCCAGGTGAACCTGGCGGACGCGCGCGCGGTCTACGACGGACCGGTCGAGCTCGCGGCATCCGGCCGCAGCTACGAGATCTAG